One genomic segment of Candidatus Paceibacterota bacterium includes these proteins:
- a CDS encoding nitric-oxide reductase large subunit, producing the protein MNYRKLWASLAIVIVVSFAVLIYYGNDIYQEMPPLPEKVIAEDGTVLFTKQEILDGQNVWQSAGGQQMGTVWGHGAYVAPDWSADWLHREAVWLLEQWAQERFGRPYEELAAPDQGALRARLQVEMRTNTHNPDSGELTVSKDRAAAVRAVAEHYKRLFSDAPELAELREAYAIPSNVLRDPERRHLITAFFFWASWSCAANRPGENISYTQNWPPDRLVGNVPTGSSVIWSVVSFVLLLAGIGALAWYYAVLKHKEEGPHEAAEHDPLLALRPTPSMRATLKYFWVVAALIVTQVMLGVVTAHYGVEGSGFYGIPLAEWLPYAVTRTWHTQLAIFWIATAWLATGLFIAPAVSGYEPRFQRAGVNFLFICLLIIVVGSMYGTWAGTRQEMGFEANFWFGHQGYEYVDLGRFWQIFLFVGLWVWLLLMARAMWPAFRQPSENRHLLALFLIASTAIALFYGAGLMWGRQTHYAMAEYWRWWVVHLWVEGFFEVFATVVIVFLFTRMGLLRTVTATAAVLFSTTIFLSGGIVGTFHHLYFSGTPTAVMALGATFSALEVVPLVLIGFEAYENLTLSRARKWVSAYRWPIYCFVAVAFWNLVGAGLFGFLINPPIALYYMQGLNTTAVHGHTALFGVYGMLGIGLMLFCLKGLTVRKTWRTGPLAFAFWFINIGLALMVLLSDLPRGLMQTVASVNEGMWWARSADFMQTGIMETFRWLRVIGDTIFGIGVVVLGWFVLGIKTGWSLTAQPDAVAEEFSSDVSS; encoded by the coding sequence ATGAACTATCGAAAGCTCTGGGCCAGCCTGGCAATCGTTATCGTCGTGTCATTTGCCGTTCTGATTTACTACGGGAACGACATCTACCAGGAGATGCCGCCGCTTCCGGAAAAGGTCATTGCCGAGGACGGTACGGTTCTATTCACCAAGCAAGAGATTTTGGATGGGCAGAATGTCTGGCAATCCGCCGGTGGCCAGCAGATGGGAACGGTGTGGGGACACGGCGCCTACGTCGCTCCGGATTGGTCGGCGGACTGGTTGCATCGGGAGGCGGTCTGGCTGCTCGAGCAATGGGCGCAAGAACGATTCGGCAGGCCGTATGAAGAACTTGCAGCGCCGGACCAGGGAGCGCTGCGGGCAAGGCTGCAGGTGGAGATGCGAACGAACACCCACAACCCGGACTCCGGCGAACTGACTGTCTCAAAGGATCGCGCTGCGGCAGTTCGCGCGGTGGCGGAGCATTACAAGCGGCTATTCAGCGATGCGCCGGAACTGGCCGAGCTGCGCGAGGCGTATGCAATTCCGTCAAACGTGTTGCGTGACCCGGAACGGCGTCATCTCATCACGGCGTTTTTCTTCTGGGCGTCCTGGTCCTGCGCGGCGAATCGGCCGGGGGAGAACATCAGCTATACCCAAAACTGGCCGCCTGACCGGTTGGTGGGCAATGTGCCGACCGGGTCGAGTGTGATCTGGTCGGTCGTGAGCTTTGTTCTGTTGCTGGCGGGCATTGGCGCGCTGGCGTGGTACTATGCGGTGTTGAAACATAAGGAAGAAGGACCGCACGAAGCGGCGGAACATGATCCGCTGCTGGCGTTGCGGCCGACGCCCTCGATGCGCGCGACTTTGAAGTATTTCTGGGTTGTCGCCGCCCTGATCGTCACCCAGGTGATGCTGGGCGTGGTCACGGCTCACTACGGCGTGGAAGGGAGCGGATTCTATGGAATTCCGCTGGCTGAATGGCTGCCCTACGCGGTCACCCGAACGTGGCACACGCAATTAGCCATATTCTGGATAGCCACCGCGTGGCTGGCGACCGGTCTGTTTATTGCGCCAGCGGTATCGGGATATGAGCCTAGGTTTCAGCGGGCCGGGGTGAATTTTCTCTTCATCTGTCTGCTGATTATCGTCGTCGGGTCCATGTACGGCACGTGGGCCGGCACGCGGCAAGAGATGGGGTTTGAAGCCAACTTCTGGTTCGGTCATCAGGGCTACGAGTACGTGGACCTTGGGCGATTCTGGCAGATCTTCCTGTTTGTGGGCCTGTGGGTCTGGCTTCTTCTGATGGCCCGCGCGATGTGGCCCGCCTTCCGCCAGCCCAGTGAAAACCGTCACCTGCTGGCGCTGTTTCTGATCGCCTCAACGGCCATCGCCCTGTTCTACGGCGCGGGATTGATGTGGGGTCGTCAAACCCATTATGCCATGGCTGAATACTGGCGCTGGTGGGTGGTGCATCTATGGGTGGAAGGGTTCTTTGAAGTCTTCGCTACGGTCGTCATTGTATTCTTGTTCACGCGGATGGGTTTGTTGCGAACAGTGACTGCCACCGCGGCAGTCTTGTTCTCCACGACCATCTTCTTGTCGGGCGGTATCGTCGGGACCTTTCATCATCTGTACTTCAGCGGCACTCCGACGGCGGTGATGGCTTTGGGAGCGACCTTTAGCGCCCTGGAAGTGGTGCCGCTGGTGCTGATTGGCTTTGAGGCGTACGAGAACCTGACGCTCTCACGCGCGCGAAAATGGGTCTCGGCGTATCGCTGGCCGATCTACTGCTTTGTGGCGGTGGCGTTCTGGAATCTCGTGGGCGCTGGCCTGTTCGGCTTTCTCATCAATCCGCCCATCGCCCTCTATTACATGCAGGGGCTCAACACGACCGCGGTCCATGGGCACACCGCTTTGTTCGGGGTTTATGGCATGCTTGGCATCGGCCTGATGCTGTTCTGCCTGAAGGGGCTCACCGTGCGCAAGACGTGGCGAACCGGGCCGCTCGCGTTCGCGTTCTGGTTCATCAACATTGGACTCGCGCTCATGGTGCTGCTCTCCGACCTGCCGCGCGGCCTGATGCAAACCGTCGCGAGCGTCAACGAAGGCATGTGGTGGGCGCGCTCGGCCGACTTCATGCAGACGGGCATCATGGAGACCTTTCGCTGGCTGCGTGTCATTGGGGATACGATTTTCGGCATTGGCGTCGTGGTGCTCGGCTGGTTTGTGCTCGGCATCAAGACCGGCTGGTCGTTGACCGCACAACCGGACGCGGTCGCAGAAGAGTTTTCCTCAGACGTATCCTCATAA